A stretch of DNA from Candidatus Bathyarchaeota archaeon:
TGATTCGGATTGGAAGGGTGAGATGCTGCGTGAAGACGCCCGCTGGCAATTCGGCGTCCCGCCTGTGGGTAATGCGAATTTTGCTTGGGTGCAGCACTTCATCCACCACCTAGCCCCACATGGCATCGCAGGTTTCGTCTTAGCTAACGGCAGCATGAGCAGCAACACCTCAAACGAGGGCGAAATCCGCAAAAACATAATCGAAGCCGACCTCGTCGACTGCATGGTCGCCTTGCCCAGCCAACTATTCTACAACACCATGATACCCGCCTGCCTCTGGTTCATAGCCCGCGACAAACAAAACCACAAATTCCGAGACCGCAGAGGAGAAACCCTCTTCATAGACGCCCGAAAACTCGGCACCATGATAGACCGAAGACACCGAGAACTCACAGCAGAAGACATCAAAAAAATAGCTGACACCTACCACGCATGGAGAGGCGAACCCATAGACGGCAAAACAGTCCCGTATCAAGATGTTGCTGGGTTCTGCAAAGCAGTAAAAATAGAGGAAATAAGAAAACAAGGACACATACTAACGCCTGGAAGATATGTTGGCACAGAGGAAGAAGAGGAAGACGAAGAGGAATTCGAAGAAAAAATGAAGCGCCTCATCAATGACCTTGATAAGGAAATGGAAGAAGGCAGAAAACTTGATAGCGAAATAAAACAAAATCTGGAGTTGCTAGGTTTTGAGCTTTGAAGTTAGACAGAAAGTTCAAAAAGCTTTGCATAAGCTACGGGAATCAGACGCTTTTCTAATTCAAGCAAACACAAACGAGCGAACCATTTCTCACAAATTGGCTGAATACTTGCAGGCAGAATTTCTGCCCCTAAAGGTTGATTGTGAATACAATCGACATGGAGATGAGATTAAAAGACTGAATGTTCCGTGTGATAATATTAATTGGGATGATACTGAAGCAAGAACTGTTTTTCCCGACATTATTGTTCATGAAAGAGGAAACGACGAGAAGAATCTTTTAGTGATCGAAGTTAAGAAGTCATCGAATGCCCAGAATCGCCAATTTGATAGAATAAAACTTATGGCTTTTACGATGCCACCGTACCACTATCGGTTTGGGTTGTTTCTAATAATCTCTACGGATACGACACCTGATTGCATGAAATGGTATAGGAACGGTAGAGCATTATAATGAGTAAGCCACAGTTCAAGCACTCTGCAGTCGGACCAATACCCCTTGATTGGAATGTCGTGCAATTAAAGGATGTTTGCACAAAGATAGGCAGTGGAATCACGCCTCGGGGAGGAGAGAAAGTCTATCGAGAAAAAGGGATTGCGCTTATTAGAAGCCAGAATGTCTTAAACAATCGCTTTTCATTCGACGGGTTAGTATACATTGATGAAAGCATGGCAAAAGAAATGGAAAATGTTGAGGTACAACGACAGGACGTTTTATTGAATATTACTGGAGATTCGGTGGCACGTTGTTGTACAGTTCCAGAGGAGGTTTTACCTGCCAGAGTAAATCAGCATGTTTCTATTATCAGGGTGAATAGAGAGCAAGTTAACCCCGTCTTTTTGAGGTATTATCTAACTTCCCCAAAAATGCAGGAGTACATGTTAAGTTTAGCTCAGTCTGGCGGAACTAGAAACGCACTTACAAAAGGATTGATTGAGGATTTTGTCGCCCCGCAACCTGATATTTCGGAGCAGGAAGCGATAGCTGATATTTTGTCAAAATTAGAAATGAAAATAGCGCTTAATGAGCGTATGAATCGTTCGCTTGAGGCTGTTGGGGCTGCTTTGTTTAGGCGTCGGTTTGTTGATTTCGAGTTTCCCAACCAAGAAGGCAAACCCTACAGGTCAACAGGCGGAAAAATGGTTGAATCCGAACTGGGCGTTATACCTGATTCTTGGACGGTAGGGCATTTTAGTGACTTAGTCGAAGTCTTCACAGGAAAAGGACTTAGTAGAGACCGCTTAACAGATGACGGAAAATACCCTGTTTTGGGTGCCAACGGAGAATTGGGGAGAACTAATGATTTTCTATATGATGAAGAATTAATTTTAACTGGACGTGTGGGAACGCTTGGAAAGGTATATTTAATCAATGGCAAAGTTTGGATTTCAGATAATGTATTAATCTCCAAACCAAAGTCTGCAAACTATTATCACTACACATATTTTACCTTAAAATCCTTTGACATGGAAGCATTAAACAGAGGTAGCACTCAACCTCTAGTGACCCAAACTGACTTGAAGAATCAGCCGATAATTATTCCCGATGAAAAAACGCTGGCAAGTTTTGAGGAGATTCTTAGTACATTATATTCTAAAGTAAACCTGAATAATCAACAGAACAAGACCTTATCTACAATCAGGGCTTTGTTGCTTCCTAGGCTTATGTCTGGGAAAATCAGAGTGCCCCTCAACAAAGAAAAATGATGCGTAACCGATAGTGTTATAATGTTTCTGATTTTACTTTACTGTGATGTTTCCGTCTGGAGAATATGGGGGATGGTGTTGATGGAGAATAAAGCTTTCGCGTGTTCGCTTGAGCAGCTTATAGGTCCGCTAAATGATGTAGAGAAGAAGTATGCGCCTAAGCAGCTTTATGTCTCGGGC
This window harbors:
- a CDS encoding SAM-dependent methyltransferase — translated: DSDWKGEMLREDARWQFGVPPVGNANFAWVQHFIHHLAPHGIAGFVLANGSMSSNTSNEGEIRKNIIEADLVDCMVALPSQLFYNTMIPACLWFIARDKQNHKFRDRRGETLFIDARKLGTMIDRRHRELTAEDIKKIADTYHAWRGEPIDGKTVPYQDVAGFCKAVKIEEIRKQGHILTPGRYVGTEEEEEDEEEFEEKMKRLINDLDKEMEEGRKLDSEIKQNLELLGFEL
- a CDS encoding restriction endonuclease subunit S, yielding MSKPQFKHSAVGPIPLDWNVVQLKDVCTKIGSGITPRGGEKVYREKGIALIRSQNVLNNRFSFDGLVYIDESMAKEMENVEVQRQDVLLNITGDSVARCCTVPEEVLPARVNQHVSIIRVNREQVNPVFLRYYLTSPKMQEYMLSLAQSGGTRNALTKGLIEDFVAPQPDISEQEAIADILSKLEMKIALNERMNRSLEAVGAALFRRRFVDFEFPNQEGKPYRSTGGKMVESELGVIPDSWTVGHFSDLVEVFTGKGLSRDRLTDDGKYPVLGANGELGRTNDFLYDEELILTGRVGTLGKVYLINGKVWISDNVLISKPKSANYYHYTYFTLKSFDMEALNRGSTQPLVTQTDLKNQPIIIPDEKTLASFEEILSTLYSKVNLNNQQNKTLSTIRALLLPRLMSGKIRVPLNKEK